atggtaatgccaggaccaccttacctgcctctaagaaatctgtatgcaggtcaagaaacaacagttagacgTGGACATAGAACatcagaccggttccaaatagggaaaggagtacatcaaggctgtatattgtcaccctgcttatttaacctatatgcagagtacatcatgcaatatgccaggctggataaagcacaagctggaatcaagattgctgggagaaatatccataaactcagatatgcagatgacactacccttacggcagaaagcaaagaactaaagagtctcttgatgaaagtgaaagaggagagtgaaaaagtttgcttgaaactcaacattcagaaaactaagatcatggcatctagtcccatcaattcttggcaaatagatggagaaacagtggaaacagtgagactttattatttgggctccaaaatcactgtagatggtgactgcagccatgaaataaaagacacttgctccttggaagaaaagctatgaccaacctagacagcatattcaaaagctgagacatcactttgctaacaaaggtccatatagtcaaagctatggtttttccagtagtcatgtatggatgtaagagttggactataaataaagctgagtgccaaagaacagatgtttttgaactgtggtggtggagaaaactcttgagagtcccttcgaaagcatggagatccaacgagtccatcctaaagaaaatcagttctgaatattcattggaaggactgatgctgaagatgaaactccaacactttggctacctgatgcgaagaactgactcactgaaaaagaccctgatgctgggaaagattgaaagtgggaggagaagaggatgacagaggatgagatggttggatggcatcacccacttgatggacatgagtttgagcaagttctgggagttggtgatggacagggaagcctggagtgcagtagtccatggggtcacaaagagttggacatgactgagtgactgaaatgaactgaactgaagacaatgaAATAAAGTTAATTTGGCTTAATGTTTGTATAAATTGTAAGCAGCCTTGGCTATTTGCAGTTTCAGCAAAGGCAGGGAAATCTGAATTAATATGTGATGACAAAAatactcttttaattttgtgatttgttttctaaagaaaatcatcataaataaatatatttaaaacatttgggTAAAATCTAATAACATTATTCAAAATACTTATTGCATTTAAAATTCGTTTCAGCTTTAAAAACAGCTCTTCATATTCTATTTATTGTGGGACATCattttacattcagaaaactagctGCTGTAATATAAACTAGCAACTAAGGCTCACAATGACATCATCATGACCTCAAACAGTAATAAAACTTAGAGCTGCTTTATCTTCCACAAAGTTTTTGCtacattaataaaaacaaaatagggCTATGCTTTGTTTTCCTAGGTCATTTCCCTAACTTATCTGTTACTCAATCTACCTAGCTATcataacagacatttattttatactaatTCCCTAAATTAGTATAATTTAGGgaataaataaatgtctgttatGATAGCTAGGTAGATTGAGTAACAGATAAGTTTAGAGCAACAGATAAGTAGATAGATATAAATAAGGCCATCATTAAAATAGAACGGTTTTGCTAACTGAAGTAATGCATATGAAAGATTTCGTTTATATCTTATTTGGttgtcatttctatttttgtctttatcttttgttTAATCAATATAGTAAAAGACAGTTTTTTGATTAAACAATATTTAAGATGCAAAACAATTCTTTATGTTTACATTGGCAGTTCACAGCCTAAAAGCATCATCACATCAGGCAAAAACTGAACATAGACCGCTCTGGATTTTGaagactttgtttttctcccaACAGATTTTTATTTGAAGCTATGGAGCAACATCTACATTTTACTGATAGTTAATAATTGGGAGGGGgaattataagtaaataaattcctcaaaatagaagatttttatctttattgttaGCTTAAAGTCTTGCTCagcactttaaaattttcttagaaCGATAACTTTCTATCCATTACTTTATGGGAATTGAATCACCTTGATATTGGGAACCTAGATATTGTATTTCATAAATGTTGCACATTTATTTCCAATAGACCTGTTTCTTGATGATCAGAATTTGAACGTGTGTTTCTAACTGAAAACAATTGGCACATTTTATTTCCACGCCACTTTCACAAGAAGaggtattaaaaaatacaatgctAATACTTTCCATGAGTTCCTGGGCTtataaattcataataaaattaatgtttcatCAGTTTCATTTTAGATGAGACTTGACTTTAAATACACAGTGTGTCTTCTGTAGAAGTTAACTGCATGTCTTCAAAAACCCGACTGGTCTAGAGAAATGACTCTCTGAGATGgtcatgtttcattttttttcttctttttttgtttttaaaaaaagacaaaacagcaaTAAACATTTTAGCTCTTTAATGAGCAAAGATCATGTCTCTTAGCATTGGACTAATAgtcattattatctttatttcacGCAATGACCAGTGACATGGCCAAGATGTACAAAGTTGTTTCCATCAAGtagtatacaattttttttttgtataataagCTTTCATTCTTGAAAAAGAGTAACTGAAAAGAAAGGTTTCTGTTACTGCAGTTAGTTTGTCAGAGAAAGTTCTTTGCATTATCTTACAAACTATCAAAATTGCTAGTCatctgaaaaaatgtaaaaaaaaaccacataacTTTAGTCTAATAGAAATATAGTACAGGTAAGAGAGAAAGTATTTATCAGGATGTGCTCTTTAAGTCCATCtcgattttttttaatataaatgtacatCTGATTACATATACAAACATTTGGAAAGGTCTGTGATATACTGTTACTGGTAAACAACAAGGGGATGAAGAGTTTTCTGTGGTCttagaatattcatttaaaatcacACGTACGTGTAAGACTACAATCCTCCAGGTGTTGACGCTCCTTCTAGGTTCTTTATCTACGTTGCACTCTATTGAGACTGTGTGAGTAAATTCCAGTGAATGAACCTCAGTGAGAAAGATAAGTGACATGAGGAGGGACATAACTTCATATTGAATTATTAGTAGTAAACATTTTGTCATGCAACATGAGTAAATCAATGAACTGAGAATTGTAATCAGAGTGGTAATTTGGGGCATCCTCAGATCATAAAGACTTGCAAGTTACTCTTTGGACACACTTCACCTTACCCTAAGGAACAAAATACAGAATAACAAAAACCACAGCAAATTATAGATCCTGTAACACATGTCCGATTAGGGTTATATTTCTAGAAAATATTTAGATGGGaatgaaaagaacattaaaaacacaggaaatttcttttttctgggaTTCATATCAGCGAGTATTCACCACTATACCTATAGTTTCTTCAGATACATTTAGTAACTAATTCCTTCTATTATCAAAACTACTGtgaattattttattgtaattactTTTGCCCCCTAAATTCTTCTTTAGGTTCTGCCAATTGATGGAGGAAGCTTCTATTAAAAACTTCAATGGGATGAGAAGAATTTTAATTACGGCTTAATCAGCAGCACAGCCACCAAGCATATAAATTATCATGCACATCGTGCTAAAAATATCCAGTTTCCTTTATCCCCACAACTTTATACTGACAGCACTTATGTGATAATGTTGTACCTGCCAGTCTTTAAACTTCTTTGTTTTACTGGCAAATTTCAGCATGAGCCTCTGCTAAGGCCATTAACAGCATTGGTGCTTTGTGTACTTATCCAAATATGTAAATATGGTCTACACAATAAAACAGCTCCAAATAAAAACTGGTGAAAATTATCTGACATTCCATTGGTGTGTCCCTTGTGCATAttcatggttatttttaaaatttttatattttatatttcagacATAGTTCTTTCCTGTTTGGTGTTCCACATGCCTAATTCCATTATGTAACAtaaatcttcaaaaaattaattctTGAATGTGAATGAAAAAGTATCATTCAGAACAATTGCTTCAAGCAATTGAAATTCGCTTTTAAAGTTGATTTGTTATATatgtacaattcttttttttttccaaaacccCCAAAGTTCTTGATATGTATATTCACACAATATTCCTCCTTATTTAAATAGTAAGAGTCTTGTAGGTTGAAAGCCAAGGAATCTTCAGTAATCTTTTACTGCAATCCATCAAAAAAATAGTTTGTTTCTCTTATCTGGCTATACCCTGGTTGTTGAAtgtgaatgggggtgggggtggggatggggcagagTATTGTTCTGTCCTCCAGTAAATGTATTGAATGTGTGTAAGGGTTGAATCCCTGGTATAGTGTTGGGAATCATTGTGATGGTGTTGGGTGTCATTAAGGGAACATCATCAGGTGACCTCCTCATAGCTAGTGTGTAATCTGGGGGGCAGGCGGTCCGAAGAACCACCTCATGTGGATGGATGGACTCACATTCATGATCCAAATCAGTGTGCTTCATTTGGAGGGACATGATCTCCTCTTCTTGTGCGTGGGTCAGATCATTGGTAGTCGTGCGCTGGGGGCTGCATCTCCTGTGAACGTCATGTCTCCTCTTATCCTTTTTGTAGTACAGGGCTGCAAAGGCCAAGATGTTCAGAAATAGTAGGGATGCTCCAACGGCAATAGTGACGCTCAGCTCTGTTGAGTAGTCCCTTTGATCCACTGAAAATGGACTTGGCTGTTGTTTGGGATCATCCTGCTTGGCAGTGGGAAAGGCTGATGTGACAGGTACGGAATTTTTTCTCGTAGGTCTGAAAGTGATGTCAGTTGATGGCACTTTAGTTGTTGTCGAGGTATACTGAGAAATGTCATTGAGATTATGCAGATGAGGTACCAGCTCCAACCAGAGGTTTACCTTATTGGCTCTGTAATGTTCTTTAACTCTTGGTTTTAATCCAATATGGAGATAAAGTTGGTCTTTCTGGGAATATCTGGTCCATGCTACTTCTTCAAAGCGGTTGGGTTTGGTATGGATGAATTTTGTGTCTTGAGGGACTGGTTGATTTGGGTCACtagaaaagagaaattatgagaaagaaatttactttattcttttaaaaatcacaatggcACTAGTTTAACATTTAATTGAAGAGGTAACTCAGCAAGGCTTTAGACGGTTTTAATATAACTTGGGTTAATTTAGAAATAGCAATTCCATTTCAGACAGGTTGTTAAATGTTTGATAACATAATTTGAGTAAATCTCACTTTCTTGTTCTCTCTACCCATGGACTGCTACACATccaaagataaaaaaattcaAGTACAAGTGAGTTTTCTCATAGGCAAGCTAAGCAGAGACAGCAGTGGGAAAAAGTTGGGATTTGGAATTGGCAGGTGAGGACTGGAGTCCTAATGCTGCTATATACTGGGCATTTGAATATATCTATGTGAAGCTTTCATAGACTAAGGccccttttctgtaaaatgggattatcGTATTTGACCTGCTCTCCTCACAAGGTACTTGGGAGGATCAAAAGGCATACAGTACtgaaactaaactaaactgaaaatctctataaaataaaacttgtcattattgaataataataataaatcctgtgtaattaaaaaagaaacaaaataaatttaattattgagTAATGCAATAAAGATAAAAGACTTTCTAATAAGCTTTACAAAGTAAGGATAAAGCAGTGATTTCTGAAACACCACaaatataaattttgaataaAGGAACTTAAATATTGTTGGCATTAACCTATTAAATTAAATCATTTGGACAcaaaacatgtatattttaagTGCTCAAGAGGATATTTTTACTAAAGTATAGCAAATTTCATTCCTTAGGTACCTACCCAGTTTTAGCAAAATTTGTCCAGTATGTCATTACAACTGCACTCAGCATCACATCATTTTTGGAGAAATTGCAAGGAAATAACTCTGTAGGTCCAATCATGGGTATTCCTAGTACATAGGGAACCTCATCTCCATGAGCTGCATCAGCCCAAGCTGGAACCTGATCTGTTTGGCAATGATGGTAAAAGGCATAGAAATAGGTGGGTGAACCAAAATTTGAGTGAAGATCTGCTGTAGCTACAGCTGGTGCCACCCACTGGTGGTCCGTAAACAAAGCTAATAATGTCTTCCTTCTGGTTTCAGGGTTATGACGGTCAGCCCAGTCAGTATACATGAATTTAATGGTTTCTCTCAAAACATCTTTGCCTTCAGGATATCCATATAAGTTATCAACAAAATTGGAAACAGCAAAGTCAAAATCACTAGCAGATATACCATCATCACTATCTACtatattttcaacaaattttaatCCTTCCCCTTGGTTTACTCCTAACATTATATCATAGTTGAGAAACTCTCCTTGCTCCATCAGTATCTGAGGGTCATCCGGTATCACATCACCATCAATCACAGGTCCAAAGGCTATGTGGTATCGTGCTGGTTGAATATCTTGGTCAACAAGTTCTTTGTAAGGCTTCTTCTGCAGGCATTCCACTAACTCTACTGTATCTGAAACATTGCAACCAACTTTTGTGGCCAACATTCTAGCATATTTTGCAGGTTGGAAACTAACAGCCCAGCTGGAAAGGGCTGTTCCACTTTGAGCTATTGCTCGTTGAAAGAGtcctatgggggaaaaaaaaaaaacaacgaaatGTTTCAGATGACCTTTGAATAATGTTGTGGTAAAACAATCAAATCTGATATTTGAGATGTGTATATAAAAACCCAGATATGACTCAAGAAACAGGGAGATAGAGACATTTTTGCTTAAGAGAAGGTACACAAATTCATCCCCAGGGTACAATGAATTGGAAAGATGGATTAGAGTCTTCTGCTTTCAGTAGCAACTACTTTGAGAAGAAAGAGATCTAAATTGTGCACTGTCTCAAAAAGGCAGTAAACAAGGAGAAATGGAGAATGTGTAAATGGTAGTGGTAAAAGAAGTCTCAAGTATTCATTTGCTCAGCATGTAAACACCTATGTTACTGTCACAGCCAACCAGATGGGGCTCTCTCCCCTTTAGCTTTACATCAGACTTTGTCTTGTCTTTTGAGGTTATTTCCTCCAATTtggctgcatgtatctttcttcaaaatggctctgtgtttgttttaatcagaatttatttgaaaacaattgTTGATATGTTTACACAATTACTGGGGCTGGGAATCTGCTAATACCCTGGGGATGGCCTTAAAGGCACACAAAACAGAATACCACTTCAGACATATTCTTTCCAGCTCTTTATATCAGACACAGTATGTTGAAAACGCATCTTCCTGAGGAAGATATAACATTTTCAGTGTATTCGCTAGGTTAAAGAGAAAACCATCAGCAGAAGGATttagtgggggcagggggtgattTAACTTTTTCCACTGTTGAATGTGCACTGCTATATTTTatcaaaaagatgaaaagtaCATGGTCCATTGCTTTTCacttaattacatttaaaaattataaatcatggTACCATATGCAGCTTGATAAGAGCTGCATACCATTCAAATTTATAAATGAACTTTACTTATTAGggtattttctaataaaattctcattttaaaaatataattcatctactctattttaaaaattacctttattGTCAATTTCCAAATACAGCTTTGTATTTCAGTTATTCAAACACATGCTCAATCAttcatatgtgttaatatataagaATTCTTTTTCACAAAGGTGCTAAATTAATGACTAAATTAGAAGCaaagctttcactttttttctccaaacacatatatgtattcaaAATGCCTGTAATAATGTTTCcagataattataaaatattcaaaaagtcAAACaatactaataaatatttgttttgatttctgacatctttatgaaaatattttcagtttgctACAGCAAAGAGAATACCTATAGTAAcgaataactttttaaaactgtgtttgtCAACATTGGCTCAGAGAAATATTTTACTGCTTAAAAACTTTATAGCTAAAATAAGACTTCTAtaagattctttcccattttagggactTAATGACATTAACTAAATACACCCAAAAAATACATATCACATTTAATATAGTCTGAAATATGCCAtctaaatggtactgggaaaatcCACATATTCTATCATTAGTGAGAGTGCTCATATGCATGATTGTTACAGGCCTGAGAATTGTTGCAGCTCTAGGAAGTTCCCAAACTTTAAAGTCTGTAACAGAGATAAAATTAGCCTGATGATTCCAAGACCCCTTCTGAGCATCTCCTGGTCAATTTAGGCAGCTTTGTTACTAGAAATAAGCTTAGAACTAGATCACACATAAGTACATTTATCTAGCCAGGCATGGATAGATTTCCTTGAAGAGTGTGTGTGATGGAATGTTATGTTTTCACCTCTTTGCACAGCCATTTGCCACTGTTTAccacattgattgattgattgatgaaTAGCAACACTAGCTGATGGACTAATTGATTCATCTCTTTATAAAATGCTAGTTTTATATTGGCTGAAAATGGCTTTGATACCCATGTTCActttacatttagaaaaaaaatcagtgcaaaTAGGCTTTGAGACCAAATGACCCTAAGAATCTGAAGAGATTGGCTAACATTATCCTAGATAAGTACTGGTGTTAGTTTAGTCTTCAAGCTAGAACATTCTAATCTGTTCAAGTacggaaaaaaacaacaaactttattatttcaaaataagtcaTTTCACTGAAGACCAAAATCTCTATACTTTGGGAGAGTTCTCATACAGGTGTCATTTTGTTATCTTGAATCAGAACTCTACTGATAAAGTGAGATATTACATAAACTATGTCTACAAATTAAGTCAGTAATAATATATGATCCTCCAAATATATAAACTCATTTAATGACTGTTATTCTGAAATTTGACATTAATGTGTCTTTGATGCCAAAAACAAATATTCTGTGTCTAATGCTCATATACTAAAACTTAGTCTTACAAACTCACAAGCTTCATGATTTAAAACTGACAGTGTATACTTTCTTAATATCCATAAACTGACAatggaaaagcagaaaatataaGATGGTTGATATGTATTCTCTCTTTTCCTATCTATTCTGTATGTATAATGGAGAGAAAGTATTTACTTTACAGATTTCTCTAACAAAACACCTCTGTTCTTGTGGATATTTCAAGTTAATAATGCTATAAGAATGGGTGACTAAACTCATGGTAAAATGGGAGTTCATAAAGACCAGCATGATAAGCCTTGCACAGGCATTTTGGAAAAAAGATGTCAAGGCCAGAAAATGGAGACAAAAACAATATCTCATGGATTTAACCAGCCTCAGTGTTCCAGGCTGCTTTGCCAGGCTTCgggggaaaaaataacatttttgagttgaaaatagaaaaagcacaaaatcaaacatatttttctttttaatcaaaagCCCTACTAGTGACCTTAATGCTTTGACAATTTTGGATCATGCATGCAAAA
The DNA window shown above is from Bos indicus isolate NIAB-ARS_2022 breed Sahiwal x Tharparkar chromosome 1, NIAB-ARS_B.indTharparkar_mat_pri_1.0, whole genome shotgun sequence and carries:
- the NLGN1 gene encoding neuroligin-1 isoform X4, encoding MAVPRCTWPDYVWRAVMTCLVHRGLGASLTLCVLSCLLHAAHVLSQKLDDADPLVTTNFGKIRGIKKELNNEILGPVIQFLGVPYAAPPTGEHRFQPPEPPSPWSDIRNATQFAPVCPQNIIDGRLPEVMLPVWFTNNLDVVSSYVQDQSEDCLYLNIYVPTEDDIRDSGGPKPVMVYIHGGSYMEGTGNLYDGSVLASYGNVIVITVNYRLGVLGFLSTGDQAAKGNYGLLDLIQALRWTSENIGFFGGDPLRITVFGSGAGGSCVNLLTLSHYSEGLFQRAIAQSGTALSSWAVSFQPAKYARMLATKVGCNVSDTVELVECLQKKPYKELVDQDIQPARYHIAFGPVIDGDVIPDDPQILMEQGEFLNYDIMLGVNQGEGLKFVENIVDSDDGISASDFDFAVSNFVDNLYGYPEGKDVLRETIKFMYTDWADRHNPETRRKTLLALFTDHQWVAPAVATADLHSNFGSPTYFYAFYHHCQTDQVPAWADAAHGDEVPYVLGIPMIGPTELFPCNFSKNDVMLSAVVMTYWTNFAKTGDPNQPVPQDTKFIHTKPNRFEEVAWTRYSQKDQLYLHIGLKPRVKEHYRANKVNLWLELVPHLHNLNDISQYTSTTTKVPSTDITFRPTRKNSVPVTSAFPTAKQDDPKQQPSPFSVDQRDYSTELSVTIAVGASLLFLNILAFAALYYKKDKRRHDVHRRCSPQRTTTNDLTHAQEEEIMSLQMKHTDLDHECESIHPHEVVLRTACPPDYTLAMRRSPDDVPLMTPNTITMIPNTIPGIQPLHTFNTFTGGQNNTLPHPHPHPHSHSTTRV
- the NLGN1 gene encoding neuroligin-1 isoform X3 gives rise to the protein MAVPRCTWPDYVWRAVMTCLVHRGLGASLTLCVLSCLLHAAHVLSQKLDDADPLVTTNFGKIRGIKKELNNEILGPVIQFLGVPYAAPPTGEHRFQPPEPPSPWSDIRNATQFAPVCPQNIIDGRLPEVMLPVWFTNNLDVVSSYVQDQSEDCLYLNIYVPTEDDIRDSGGPKPVMVYIHGGSYMEGTGNLYDGSVLASYGNVIVITVNYRLGVLGFLSTGDQAAKGNYGLLDLIQALRWTSENIGFFGGDPLRITVFGSGAGGSCVNLLTLSHYSEGNRWSNSTKGLFQRAIAQSGTALSSWAVSFQPAKYARMLATKVGCNVSDTVELVECLQKKPYKELVDQDIQPARYHIAFGPVIDGDVIPDDPQILMEQGEFLNYDIMLGVNQGEGLKFVENIVDSDDGISASDFDFAVSNFVDNLYGYPEGKDVLRETIKFMYTDWADRHNPETRRKTLLALFTDHQWVAPAVATADLHSNFGSPTYFYAFYHHCQTDQVPAWADAAHGDEVPYVLGIPMIGPTELFPCNFSKNDVMLSAVVMTYWTNFAKTGDPNQPVPQDTKFIHTKPNRFEEVAWTRYSQKDQLYLHIGLKPRVKEHYRANKVNLWLELVPHLHNLNDISQYTSTTTKVPSTDITFRPTRKNSVPVTSAFPTAKQDDPKQQPSPFSVDQRDYSTELSVTIAVGASLLFLNILAFAALYYKKDKRRHDVHRRCSPQRTTTNDLTHAQEEEIMSLQMKHTDLDHECESIHPHEVVLRTACPPDYTLAMRRSPDDVPLMTPNTITMIPNTIPGIQPLHTFNTFTGGQNNTLPHPHPHPHSHSTTRV
- the NLGN1 gene encoding neuroligin-1 isoform X1; translated protein: MAVPRCTWPDYVWRAVMTCLVHRGLGASLTLCVLSCLLHAAHVLSQKLDDADPLVTTNFGKIRGIKKELNNEILGPVIQFLGVPYAAPPTGEHRFQPPEPPSPWSDIRNATQFAPVCPQNIIDGRLPEVMLPVWFTNNLDVVSSYVQDQSEDCLYLNIYVPTEDGPLTKKQTDDLGDNDGAEDEDIRDSGGPKPVMVYIHGGSYMEGTGNLYDGSVLASYGNVIVITVNYRLGVLGFLSTGDQAAKGNYGLLDLIQALRWTSENIGFFGGDPLRITVFGSGAGGSCVNLLTLSHYSEGNRWSNSTKGLFQRAIAQSGTALSSWAVSFQPAKYARMLATKVGCNVSDTVELVECLQKKPYKELVDQDIQPARYHIAFGPVIDGDVIPDDPQILMEQGEFLNYDIMLGVNQGEGLKFVENIVDSDDGISASDFDFAVSNFVDNLYGYPEGKDVLRETIKFMYTDWADRHNPETRRKTLLALFTDHQWVAPAVATADLHSNFGSPTYFYAFYHHCQTDQVPAWADAAHGDEVPYVLGIPMIGPTELFPCNFSKNDVMLSAVVMTYWTNFAKTGDPNQPVPQDTKFIHTKPNRFEEVAWTRYSQKDQLYLHIGLKPRVKEHYRANKVNLWLELVPHLHNLNDISQYTSTTTKVPSTDITFRPTRKNSVPVTSAFPTAKQDDPKQQPSPFSVDQRDYSTELSVTIAVGASLLFLNILAFAALYYKKDKRRHDVHRRCSPQRTTTNDLTHAQEEEIMSLQMKHTDLDHECESIHPHEVVLRTACPPDYTLAMRRSPDDVPLMTPNTITMIPNTIPGIQPLHTFNTFTGGQNNTLPHPHPHPHSHSTTRV
- the NLGN1 gene encoding neuroligin-1 isoform X2 gives rise to the protein MAVPRCTWPDYVWRAVMTCLVHRGLGASLTLCVLSCLLHAAHVLSQKLDDADPLVTTNFGKIRGIKKELNNEILGPVIQFLGVPYAAPPTGEHRFQPPEPPSPWSDIRNATQFAPVCPQNIIDGRLPEVMLPVWFTNNLDVVSSYVQDQSEDCLYLNIYVPTEDGPLTKKQTDDLGDNDGAEDEDIRDSGGPKPVMVYIHGGSYMEGTGNLYDGSVLASYGNVIVITVNYRLGVLGFLSTGDQAAKGNYGLLDLIQALRWTSENIGFFGGDPLRITVFGSGAGGSCVNLLTLSHYSEGLFQRAIAQSGTALSSWAVSFQPAKYARMLATKVGCNVSDTVELVECLQKKPYKELVDQDIQPARYHIAFGPVIDGDVIPDDPQILMEQGEFLNYDIMLGVNQGEGLKFVENIVDSDDGISASDFDFAVSNFVDNLYGYPEGKDVLRETIKFMYTDWADRHNPETRRKTLLALFTDHQWVAPAVATADLHSNFGSPTYFYAFYHHCQTDQVPAWADAAHGDEVPYVLGIPMIGPTELFPCNFSKNDVMLSAVVMTYWTNFAKTGDPNQPVPQDTKFIHTKPNRFEEVAWTRYSQKDQLYLHIGLKPRVKEHYRANKVNLWLELVPHLHNLNDISQYTSTTTKVPSTDITFRPTRKNSVPVTSAFPTAKQDDPKQQPSPFSVDQRDYSTELSVTIAVGASLLFLNILAFAALYYKKDKRRHDVHRRCSPQRTTTNDLTHAQEEEIMSLQMKHTDLDHECESIHPHEVVLRTACPPDYTLAMRRSPDDVPLMTPNTITMIPNTIPGIQPLHTFNTFTGGQNNTLPHPHPHPHSHSTTRV